Within Mycoplasmopsis verecunda, the genomic segment TTTATAAAAATCTAATTTCTTTACTTGAAACTAAATATGGACTAAAATTATATCTTAAAGAAGAAAGTAAAGGACTTTCTGCTAATTCTTTAACTGACGATGAAAAATCTAAAATCAAAGAATTTGCTAAACAAGATATTACATTGAAACAAGCAATACACAACGAAGTTATGGAAGTTGCTTCACGTGTGGAAATTGTTCACATTTTACAAAAGAAACCAACAAGATTATCTGGTGGACAACAACAACGTGTTTCTATCGCACGTGCAATTGTTAAAAAGCCTGAAATTTTATTAATGGATGAGCCATTATCAAACTTAGATGCTAAATTACGTATTTCTACACGTCAATGAATTAGACAAATTCAACAATCTCTTGGTATTACAACTGTATTTGTTACTCACGACCAAGAAGAAGCTATGTCTATTTCAGATATCATAGTATGTATGTCAATGGCTAAAGTACAACAAATGGGTACACCATTAGAGCTATACAACAATCCTAAAAACCAATTTGTGGCTCGTTTCCTTGGAATGCCAGAAATGGGATTATTCCAATCTGAATACAAAAACGGAAAATTAACTATGGCTGGTGTAGAATTACCTGTCAAATTAGTTGATTCAAAAGACTCAATTACATTAAACATTGGTGTACGTTCTGAAGATTTCATTATTAAAACAAAGAACCAAAAACATATGTTTAATGGAAAAGTAGCTGTTATAGAAAACTTTGGTAAAGAAAGTAAACTTGTTGTTGATGTAGAAGGCTCAGGAAAAACCAATTTCTTAATCGATAACACATATGAATTTAAAATTGGTGATGATATCTACTTCGATGTGCCGATAAATAAATTACATATTTTTGATGCTGCAAGCGAGGAAAGATTAGAATATGAGATTATTAAATAATAACACTCATCAAACACTTCAACGCAAGGTACCGTTCTTATTTAATTGGTCTGTTAAAAAACAATCATCAAGAAAGTCAACACTTTCGCATTCAATATTGGATTCAAGAACTCCAGCTTGAAAACCTTTATTGTTACTATTGCCTGGTATCATATTACTTTCACTATTCACAATTGCTCCGATGTTTATTAACATCATCGAGTCATTTAGCACATCTTCTTCATCATCTACAAATAGCTTCACATGACAAAACTATTTAACTGTTCTTACAGATGCTAGATTTGCTGTAGGGGTAAGAAACTCATTCATTTATGGAATGTTTGTCCTTCCATTTGTTATGATGATTTCTTTAGTTATTTCATCTGTTATAGCTAAACTATATAGAAAATATGCAAAAAGCTTTTGACAAACAGTATTCTTCATGCCTTATGTAACAAATGGAGTTGCTGTGTCTTTAGCATTTATCCAATTATTCGGAACATATGGATTATTAAATCAAATTTTAGGGACTCAAGTCCCATGACTTCAAACCAATGATCAGTATACCTTTAATGCATTGATTGCTATGATTATAAATGGTATTTGAAATGGTTTAGCATTTAATATTTTAATATTCACAACAGCAATGTTAGGAGTTGATAAAAATCTATATCGTTCAGCATCTATAGATGGAACAGGAGAAGTAAAACAATTTTTCACAATTACATTACCATCAATTAAAAGTACAATAAACTTCTTGATAACACTAGGAATTATTGGTGGACTAAAGGTATTCCCATTAGCATTATTTGAAAACAAACCTGCAAATGCATTTAACTATGGTGGTGGTTCATTGATGTTATATGTATACCTTCAAACACAAACTGGAAATATTAATATAGCTGGTGCCGCATCTATTTCATTATTTATTATTGGTGTAACATTCTCATCAGTAGTTAGAGGTGGATTCTTTATGGTGCAAACATCACTAAATAATTTAGGAGAAAGAAATGTTTGAGTTAAAGTTAAAGCTACAAAAGCGCTTAATGCAAAAGAAGCTTCGTAAGAACCAAGAAAGAGTTTCTTCACAAGTTAAAGAACACAGTACTTCTAAAGTAGTTACTTCCAGTTTATTAAAATTATTTATTCTCGTTGTTTTTGGTATACTTGTACTTTTCCCATTTTTCTATATGATTTCTATCTCCTTTATGGATGATAGTCAAGCACAATCATTAAAAGATGAATTTTCATTCTTGCCGACATTTAAACGTGGATTAACATATGTTGTCGGTAATAAGACGACACAAGGTTCATTGCAGTATTTACCATGATCTGATATAGTAGCCAACACTTATAAAAAAGCTATGGCTTCTGGATATTGAAGTGCAATTTTATTAACATCATTAAACGTTCTTGTTTCAGTAGTGCTTAAAGTATTCGTGACATTCTTAATGGGTTATGCATTTTCATTACGTAATTGAAGAGGAAAAGGATTCATTTGATTCTGTGCATTAGCTCTTCTAGTATTGCCTGAAGTTGCACTTCTCTCAGGACAATATTTTGTTGTTCTTAAAACAAAATTAGCTAGAGATTACTTAGGATTCTTATTAGCAATTGCATTCCCATTTACTGCAAGTATATTTAATACTTTAATGTATAAAAACGCATTTGAAGCCATCCCTGGTAGAATTAAAGAAGTTTCATTAGTTGATGGAGCTTCAGGTGCTAAATATTTATTTAAAATTGCATTCCCAATGGTTATGCCAACAACATTAACTATCATTATATTAACATCATTAGCATCATGAAACTCATACTTATGACCATCAATTATTTCAACAATCGGTCAACAAAGACTTGATGTTGTGTCTGTATGACTATTCCGTGCAGGAATTGACCCAGCTGACCCTGGATCAGGAGGAGCTGTAGCACTTAATGTTAAGTTAGCTGCCAGCTTAATGGTTATCTTACCAATGTTTATTGTTTACTTAGTATTTAGAAAGAGAATTATGGCTGCAATTAGTAGACAAGGTTCAACTATTAAAGGATAATTATGAAAAATTACAAAAGAAGAGTAATTACTTGGTCTATACTCACTGTTTTAGGTTTAATAGGTATAATAGTTTTATCTGTTCTAATTACTCAGGTCCAACCTATAATTGATTTAAATGATAAAGTTGTATTGGACACTCAAATCATTGATTTAGCCCAATATGTAAAAGCATATAGTATAGGAGGTTTAGCATTTTCATGTTTAATATTTGTTATGGGAAGCATAATAACTTATGCGGGATACAAATCATTAAACTATGTTGAAATGTTTAATTAGTAGTTATGAAATTAAAATTTAAGAAATGAAAATTAATTTTAGGCTCAACAATTATGTTAGCCGGTTTACCTTTAACTGCTGTTTCATGTTTCTACAAAGATGATTCAACAGTCAAATATGCTCAGAAATTTATTTCAGAAGGTGGTAATGGATTCACAGTAAAAGAAAGAGTTACCTCACAAGCTAAATATAATAAGCCTAATTTAGTGAAATTTGAAAATGAATTATATGATAATGGACTTCTAAAATATTCATTTTCATCTTTTGTTTATGCACCATCAAAATCCTTACAAGTAAACAATGATAATTATATATTCACATTTAAAGATTTATATACAATTAATGAAAATGACAATAAATTTATCCCAAATGATAAAGTTATTAATTTAATCCCAACAAAAGAGGGTAAAGATATCGCTTTAGAAAAGATTCAAAAACTAAATGATCAAATGCAATCTTATCTATCTGATATTAATTCAAATAATTGAAAATACAAAGGTGTTCCAAAGGTATATAGAAGTTTCCAACAATTAGTTGATTTAGCTAATTTACCACTATCTGAAAGAACAAATATTTATAATGATAATGCTATTAATTCAGTTGATGAACAATCAAAAAATGTAACAGACAATGCAGATACTACCATTACTGCACAGGTGCAAAGTTTAGTTTCATTAATTTCTGATGCATGATCTATCAAACTATTTAAGTTTGATAATCCGTCAGATGAAGTAACTATGGATGATGCTTTACAAGTAATTGATAACTTCCTTAAAGATACACCTTTTTATGCCAAATATTTAATGAATATGGCTGAATTTCCTAACACAAACGAAAATAGAACCAAAAGAATATTTTATTGAGATGATATAAACAAAACAGGAACATTTAATTATTTAACCATTTTAAAACTTTATAACAATATACCTACTCCTGTATTTCAAACTGTACAAAAAGATTTTTTCAATTCAATAACAGAATTTAACTTTATGAATGTTTATAATCAACCTAAAACTTATCTTAAAAAAGTATTCAATCTAATGAGTGATAGATATAAGAATTATTCGGTTTCCTTATCAGCAAATGAAAATAGAGGTATTGCTTTAGGTTTTGCACCTGAATACTTAATTCTAGGGGTTAACCCAGATGTTATCTCTGATTATAATACAGATGGATTAATACAAAGTAACAAATATCAAGTTTTTGATACTATTAATACTGATAATGGAAGAGGTGGAAAAACATATACATCAGTTTTAACTGATGAACAACAAAGAGAGTTTCTATCAGATCCTTATATATTCTTCTGATCTCATTTATCATCAGCATATGTGCCTGCCTTATATGACATGCAAACAAATATAGATACTCAAAAGAAAAATATTAAAAATTTAGAAGAAATTATTGAAACTAAGTCAGGAAAAGAAAAAGCGAGAGCTCAAGCTTCTAAAAAAGGTGCTGAGCAATTCATTAAAAATGAAGAAGTGAAATTAGAAGGTCTAAAAAAAGTAATGGAATCAATTAAATTATTCTCTGATAGAGAAATGGTTCCTGCATTTAAAACAATATCTGAATTAAAAACCAAAATTGACAGTAAAATAGCTTTAACACTTGAAGAAGCACAATCATTATTTAATGCTTATGTTTCATATTCAACTAATTTATTAAAATTAAAAGGTGGGCCGGCTATTTCAAATCAACTTCTAGATGCAACATCTATAACCGGAACTGACGACGAAAAAGTTTCTAAATATATGGTAAAAATTAATGGGTTATCAGGTGTTCTTAAAAATATGACACATAGTACAACTATATCTGATGATTCAATGATTTCACAAAATTCTTATTTTAAATCAGGAATTGAAAATGATTTTAGTAATTTAACCAAATACATTAGTGGTGCTATTACAAATGTATTTTCACTTAACCAACTATATGCTCAATTATTATTTGCTAATGGTGCATTTAAATTACAATTAGTAAAAGGTACAAATTCAAAACTTATTCAAGATTTAGAAACTCAATTACAATCATCTACATCAAAAATTGATAAAGAAAACTTAGAAAAATCTATCGAAACTGCTAAAAATGGTATTTATTGAATAGAGTTCTATGATTCTGAAACTAATAGTTGAATTGCAATTGATATTTATAAAGCTTATTTATCTGTAAAATCACCTCAATTATTCCCTAATTATGTTGGAGATTATAATATTGATAACGAATTATTAACAAAGCTTTCATCAGATTACACAATAAATGATGTATTCACTAATGTTGCGCATGTAAAATAATGATAAAAAATCTAGAAGATAAACTTCTAGGTTTTTTTATCCAGCATATGGTGCAAAGAGTAATAAAGAAATAATAATGTTTACCCTAAGTTTCCAAGTTATAACGGAATAAAAAACCCTAAGTTTCCAAGTTATAACGGAATAAAAACGAACATTTCTACCGTATAGACTTGTTCGTTTTTCATGCTCTAAATTACTTGTACAAATTTATTAAATATCGTTTTTATTAGTTCAAAATCTTGTATTAATGAATTATTTTCACTATTTTTTATGTAAATTTCGTCTACAACATTACCATCTACAACTTTTACAAATTTTTGTGCAGATTTTATCGCTTCTATTGTTCTTTTATTTGTAAATTTATCTATAACACCATAATCATTTAATGATTTATTTATTGTATACAGCAAATATTTGAAAATAACTAATGAAATAAAACATAACAAGAAATGTCCATTTATATGTGCATCAGTTCATACATACATAGGTCTAACTTCAAGTGAATTTTTTAAAGTTCTAAAGTTTTCTTCTATTTGTCATTGCTTTGCATAAATTTCCACTATCTCTTGTGCTGATAAATCTCTTCTTGATGTTTCATAAATATAAAATCCATCAAATTGTTTATCTTCATTTAGCTTGATTAAATCTAATTCGTATCGTGCATCACCATTTCTTTTAAAGAATCTATATTTTTTGTGGCCTAATAACTTTGAACCTTCTACATAACCATCTTTATTTTTTAATTTATTGAAATTATTAATCAATATATCTCTATCAGCTTTATCTTTTAAAGCTCGTTTCCTGCTATATGTTATGATTTTTTCTTCTCTGATGACCATTAGGTCTCTTTTGTTATATAAAGATGCTACTGTTTGTTCCTTATATTTAAATTCTTCAGTTCCTATATAATCAGTTTCGTTTAAAACATATTCTTTAAAATCTTTTGGACCTGATTTTAATCTGTATGAAATAACATAATCTATACCTTTTTGTTCTAAAAATCTTAAATTTGCAGTTACAGACATTCCTTTGTCAGCAACTATTGTTACATTTTTTATGTTATAAATTTTGCTCATTTCTATTACAAAAGGAATAAATGTTTTTTGAATCTGTTGTATTACCTTTAAAATAATTTGTAATGAATCGGAATCCCATTTTCATCTGTTGCTAAACCAATAACAACTTAATTTTTCTTTAAATTTACCATCTTTTGAATAACCAGGATATCTCAAACCTGTTCTTCTAAAACTTTCAAAATAAGCTGTTGAAGAATCATAAAAAACTAATTCAATATTTCTAGATGTATTCTTTGTTATTTTTTCGTTTAATTGTTTAAGAATTTTGCTTTCATTGTTGTTCAAAATATCAAGCAATGTGTAATAACTAGATTTTTTATAATCTGGTGTATTTTCGTATTGAAACTTATTTTTATATGTAGAAATTAAGCTATCTGCATTCAAAATTCTTGATGAAACTGTGTACTTTAGTAATCTGTTTAAATCTTTATGTCTTGTTTTTGGTAATGCACTAAATATTTCAAATTTATCAATTAAATCATAAAGAAGATTAATTCCGTAATTAATATTATATGTTTCAGACTTTGAACTATTTAAATCAAACATAATTGCTTGTTTAATTTTGTCTTTTGATTCACTTATTGATAAATTCTTTATTGAATTTTTAATTACATTAATAGGATTTGAATTTAATTCTTGTAATTTTTCCAA encodes:
- a CDS encoding carbohydrate ABC transporter permease — encoded protein: MFELKLKLQKRLMQKKLRKNQERVSSQVKEHSTSKVVTSSLLKLFILVVFGILVLFPFFYMISISFMDDSQAQSLKDEFSFLPTFKRGLTYVVGNKTTQGSLQYLPWSDIVANTYKKAMASGYWSAILLTSLNVLVSVVLKVFVTFLMGYAFSLRNWRGKGFIWFCALALLVLPEVALLSGQYFVVLKTKLARDYLGFLLAIAFPFTASIFNTLMYKNAFEAIPGRIKEVSLVDGASGAKYLFKIAFPMVMPTTLTIIILTSLASWNSYLWPSIISTIGQQRLDVVSVWLFRAGIDPADPGSGGAVALNVKLAASLMVILPMFIVYLVFRKRIMAAISRQGSTIKG
- a CDS encoding carbohydrate ABC transporter permease, which translates into the protein MRLLNNNTHQTLQRKVPFLFNWSVKKQSSRKSTLSHSILDSRTPAWKPLLLLLPGIILLSLFTIAPMFINIIESFSTSSSSSTNSFTWQNYLTVLTDARFAVGVRNSFIYGMFVLPFVMMISLVISSVIAKLYRKYAKSFWQTVFFMPYVTNGVAVSLAFIQLFGTYGLLNQILGTQVPWLQTNDQYTFNALIAMIINGIWNGLAFNILIFTTAMLGVDKNLYRSASIDGTGEVKQFFTITLPSIKSTINFLITLGIIGGLKVFPLALFENKPANAFNYGGGSLMLYVYLQTQTGNINIAGAASISLFIIGVTFSSVVRGGFFMVQTSLNNLGERNVWVKVKATKALNAKEAS
- a CDS encoding IS1634 family transposase gives rise to the protein MESKFIVIKHKRKDHTYISIATSNGYGKGYSNQIGLGRLEKLQELNSNPINVIKNSIKNLSISESKDKIKQAIMFDLNSSKSETYNINYGINLLYDLIDKFEIFSALPKTRHKDLNRLLKYTVSSRILNADSLISTYKNKFQYENTPDYKKSSYYTLLDILNNNESKILKQLNEKITKNTSRNIELVFYDSSTAYFESFRRTGLRYPGYSKDGKFKEKLSCYWFSNRWKWDSDSLQIILKVIQQIQKTFIPFVIEMSKIYNIKNVTIVADKGMSVTANLRFLEQKGIDYVISYRLKSGPKDFKEYVLNETDYIGTEEFKYKEQTVASLYNKRDLMVIREEKIITYSRKRALKDKADRDILINNFNKLKNKDGYVEGSKLLGHKKYRFFKRNGDARYELDLIKLNEDKQFDGFYIYETSRRDLSAQEIVEIYAKQWQIEENFRTLKNSLEVRPMYVWTDAHINGHFLLCFISLVIFKYLLYTINKSLNDYGVIDKFTNKRTIEAIKSAQKFVKVVDGNVVDEIYIKNSENNSLIQDFELIKTIFNKFVQVI